AAACTTTCCACGACCTACTGTAATTGTTTTGCGGGAAGTAATCGATACATTTGATTTGTCGATAACAGTTGCTTCGAGTGTAATCTGTCTATCGTAGGGATAATTTCCCAATTTAAATTTTAAGAGTGCAAGACCGTTTTCGTTTAACTCCTTGTCACCCTCCATACGAATCTGATTGTAAGAAGAATTTGACTCATACTCTTCTTCCCACCAATACGTAGTGTTTGTATCTCTTAGTTTATTTTCATAAAACCGAAAACTTACATTTGCATTGGCAAGGGGAGCGCCGAAGAAATACTTTGCTTCTACTTTAAACTCAGCAGTTTCCCCGTTGACGTATGCATTCTCAGCAGGAGTAATTTCTACTTTGTATTCAGGTTTACGATACTGCTCAATAAAGAAGTAAGCAGAACCACTAACGGCTACTCCCTGTTCTCCCTTCGAAACGTTAATTCCATACTCACCGAGTGCATCTTGGTTTTTAGAAGTAAATTCTCCGCTGTAAGTTCCCCATTCATCTAGCTCGACTTCCTTTGATTCGAGATTTTCCCCTTCTGGATTGGTAATATTATAAGTTACTTTCACCTTTGCGTCAGGAAGAAATTTTCCTTCGCTCTTTTTGCCAATGATCTTAAAAAATACAGTATCACCAGCGCGGTATACAGGTCGCTCTGTGTAGATGAAAAATTTATTTTGCTCATTTGCATAGGACTTAGGCTTTCCTGTTTCCGAAAAAGCATTGCTTCCATCTTTTCCCACAGCAACAACTAGAATATTTGCTTTAGTCTTAGTTGGAAATTGAAAGATTCCTGATTCATCTGCAATTGCTTCGTGGACTAATTTGAAATTATAATTGGAAATATTTGCAGGTTTTACCACAAACCTATCGGAATAGTCTGCATTATCGTCATTGGAATAAGACTCATCCGAATTCGATTGAGAATTATCCGTATTAGTCGTTTTAGCATCTTTGACAGGAGGTAAATCTTCATAAAAATAAAACTTTGCATTAGCCATGGGTAGATTGGAAATTAAATCACTCGCGTATACAAACACAGAATCAATCGAACGCTTCACTACAATTCCAATCGAAGTAACACTAAAAAACTTCTTAGAATAATACTTATTACCCTCACCAGTCACTTCAATCATATAAGTCGCAGTTGGAAGTTTGTCTTTTAAATTTAGCTCCATATAATTCCAATCGTAGAGTTGGAAATTGCGCATCGTTTCTTCCCATTCAGTGATGAGCTTAAACTTTTTTTCTTTTGCATCTATCTTTGCGCTATCTTGCACTAGTAGCATTTCTGCTTGCAGGCTTTCTGGAATCTGGTAGACTTTGATGTTTACTTTTTCAATTCGAAATGTTCTTAGATCAAATTGAATTTTATCGGCAGGAGAGAATACATATCGGTTTGTGCTAACTGTAATTCCTGGCTCTTTTGGTTTAACAATGAAGTTTTGTTTCTCGTAATCTTTGCCTTCGGTAATGATAACATTTTCTTTTGTAATTTCATGAAACCCGCGGTGAGAAATTTTTAAATTGTATTTGCCGGGCTTTATATCTTCGATTCTAAATTCCCCATTAGAAAATGTCACCGCACTATGATTTACTCGAAGTGAGGATAACACTGCATTAATCCCAATCGCCGGAACATTCAAGCCTTCAATCAAAACAGTTCCCGAAAGAGAAGCAGTCTTAAAGAGTCGCATCGGCAAGTTGAATTTTTCCCCTGATTTGAGTTTCTTAATGCGGGCAGTCTCGGAAATTCGACCTGATTTTTCAAAGCTAACAGAATAAGAGCCTTCGGTCAATTTTTCGAATTTATAATATCCTTTAGCATTCGTAGTTGTAGTTTGGGACTTATTCGAATTGGAGTAATAATTATCAGGCTTAATCTTTACTTCTACTCCTTCCAAATTTTTACCGCGCGAGTCCTTTACTACACCCTGTAAAATTCCCTCCTTGGCTAAGAAATACTTTGCTTTCTCCTTTGTCTGCTGAATACTTCCCTCAGAGGTAAAGTTTACATAACCGCTAGCCTGGATCGAGAGTTTATAATTAATCTCTGGAATAAAATCTTTGATTTGGAAATAACCTTTATTATCCGTCTTAACAGTATAATACCCGACACCCAGGTTTTGATTTTTCATCTCAACAGTTGCATTTTCAATTCCGCGTTTGGTATTAGCCTCTAACACATATCCTTCGTAAACATTCTTAGAAGTAAAACTTTCTTCTGCAACCTTCGCCTCCTGCGGGTAAATGCTGTATGCCAGTAAGAGGAATAAAAGGAATACCATGCGAAGGCGTTGGGCGCGACCAAACGCCGAAGGGAATGAACACAGACTTGCACTGAGCTTGTCGAATGTGTGAACACGGATGGGATTTGAATTACGGTCATTTCGAACATGCCCCATCGTGAGAAATCTATCTGACAAATAACTAGTAGCCTTAAGCAATATAGACATCTCACATCGCTTGGCGGTAGTGTGAGCGAAGCGAAAGGGTGGAAGCAGGTTCGATGTGACAGGGGTAATTCTGCATATACCACTCAAGACTTCCCAAAATAATCCAGCGCCCTTATCGTTGTCTATCGGTGCCCATCGGTGTCCATCGGTGGTAATCTTATTTTTTCTTCCAAACATACTATTTCCCTCTTATCTAATTAATATTGCTTTAAATACGCTTACGTCTAATGCTTTTTCTTTTTGAATAATTCTTTTTAAACCGGAATGAGATTTGATTTCTCCGGGAACATATACACTGCCAGTTCCATTTTCTTTGGTGAGGTAAACGCCGAATCTACCTAGTGCAATCGCACCCGTATCCGCTACAGGAACGGGTGAGTCTGCTATTGTTAAAATAAAATAAGCAGTCTTAAGCTCTTCGATTTCGAGTGGAGGATAACGGGGATCATTCCTTAGCGCGCCTCTTATATATTCTTCGAGCACTGTAGCTAGTTGCGTATTCTTATGACGGAAGGCACCAAAGCATCCGCGCACTTTTCCTTTATTTACAATGGTGATAAAAACTCCAAGCTCTCCAAAAAAAGAAGGAGTTTCAGGGACACTCAAATCACAGGATTTTAAACTCAATTCGGCAGTTGCTGTGCAGCGGATAAATTCCATTACCCGATCAGATGATTTTGTCTTTGAAAATTTCTTCCATTCCTCTAAAGAATTTTCCTCACCTAATAGAGGAAAAAAGTAAACTATGTAAATAAGAAGTGCTAGGCTTCGAATTCCCATGTAGTTTCTAATGCCATTTCTTGCGAGGTATACTTTTTAAAGGAGCGAGTAAATCCGCCCAGTGAAAAAACATGATTGATGGTAGAGTTTACATTAATAAATTTTAGAACATGATTTCTTTTTTGTAAGTAGAGCGCCTGCGTCACAAGAATTCCTAGACCGGAGGAATCAATGAAGCGGACATTTAATAGATCGAGCAAAATCTTATGACTATTCTCTTTGTTTAAAGCATCAAAGACATCTTTTAGTTCAGGAGTTGTGTATAAATCAATATTACCCGCTATTTGAATCAGGTTTACACTTCCAATCACACTAGTAATAAGTTTTAAGTCGGTAATATCGTCTTTCATTTGAAATACACTGCTGGTATAAAATCCTTATACAATAAAGAAGTTTCAAGCAAATTTTCTCCGCGGTATTTTTTTCTATACACGTAAATGGAAAATGCATTTCGATAGGACTTTTCTTTTTTGATGATTGGAAGTTCGTGCTCCTCTTCCTCGGTTTCAAGCTCAAATCTTTCTAGCAAGGGAGAGTTTCCGTAAAGGGAAAAAGTCAGACTGGTCTCCGTAATTTCAGCAGTGAGTCTAAAGCTTTGCGCGTGGGGATTTAGCATTCGCAAATTTTTCTTTCCATAAAAAATCGTTGCATCAAGTCCCATTGGAACATAGCTCACAGGCTGACTATGCTTGTGTCTTTCTTTAATCACAAACCCACTGAGTAAAAGCAAATTGAAAAGTGTAGATGAAACCTGACAAAGTCCACCACCCGGTTCATAGATTGCTTCATTCCAGTAAAAAACTCTTCCCGCAACAAATCCATTTTGAACAGAAGCTTCTCCTACTACATCACTAAAAGAGAATACAACATTTGGTTCTATTCTTACTCCATTTAATTTTTCTACTGCTAGAGCGAGGTTGCGCTTAACGTCAGTATTTTGCTTTTCAATGGAAGTAGAAAAGCTCTGAAGTAAAATTTCTTCAGAGGAGGATAAGGATTGTAAACCAATGAAAAATAGAACGAGTAAAATCTTCATACGAAGGTAGGCATTTTTTCTACAGTCAGTGGTTTTGTAAGAAATGCTTTTACGTTTTTATAAGTTCTTGCCTTTTCTATATCATTCCTATCAACGGAAGATGTTAAAATGTAAATTGTAGGACTCATATTCTGTGAAGCTATTTTTTCTAAGAATTGCCATCCATTCATCATTGGCATATTGATATCTAAAAATATTATGGGCATCTCCCAATTATTCCCTTTCAATTTTTCTAAGTGCTCTATAGATTCAAATGGACTATTAAAAATTTCCACTTTCATTTCTGGATTGTGTTTAAGTAAAAGTTTCTTTGTGAGTATATTTGTAATTTTATCATCGTCAATGAGCATAACAGTGCGTAGTTTTTCGAAGGTCTCATATTTTTTTGTAGAATCTACGCTATTAATTGTTACAATCGAATCTATCGTGACTGATTCATCTTCTAACTCTCGGCTTACATTGTCTAATTCAACAACAGATTGTCTTATGTAATGAAAGTATTCCTTAATCTCGATCATATTGTTCGGATTAATCGTATTCATCAGACCTAGTAAATTGGCAACATGCTTACGAACTTTATGTGATAGAAGAAAAGAATAATCTTCGAGAATTTTTTTCTGTTTGGCTAATTCCTTATTATCCTCTGTAAGTCTGTGAATCAAGGGACGATATAAAAATCCAATTTCAAAAAGAATCACAATCACTGCAAATAGAGCAAGAGCAGATTCTATCAACTGTAGACGAGAAGTTCTAGTGACACTCTCGTGGCTGTATACGGAAACGATCTTGTCCATAGTCTTTAAGAATTCGGATTCATGCAAATAAAGACTTTGAATCGTTGCTCCTTCAATTTTTCTTTCTCGTAGGAGCGTATCTACAATCTGGGCAATGGAATCTGTATGAGGCTTAAGTGTTGTAAACAATGAAAGAGCCAACTCGCTATTATTCTCTGGTATTTCTAATTCTTTACTGCCTTCTAAAATTGCATTCTCTGACGAAATAAAGAGTTTCTTGAGACTTTCTAGTTTTTGGAAATCTTCTTCTAGTGGAGTATCTTTCTGCAAATGAATCTTCAACACCATCTTAGAAATATTTTGACTTAGCATTCTCTGTCTGCCTGCAATATTGATTCGATTCGCATCGTATTTTTGGGTATAAATAAAAAATTGTGTAATGGCTTGACTGGAAAGAATCAAAGCTATGACAGTTATCACAAATGTTTTGTATATTTTTTTATAAGCGGGAGTAGAAATTTCGTTTTTCTCAGACATAAATGTAGAAAAAAACGATTGGAAAAAATAGCAAGAAAATTGTTTACCCGAAAAATAGGATTGCCAACGGTTTTTGTTCCTTTTCCAGTGAAATCATGCATTTTATTATGGTAATCATTTTCAGTTTTTTCACTTCTTGCACTTTGTTTTATACAACCTTAAAGCCCAATTTCACTCCTGCCCCACAATCCATAGAAGACCCGAGCAAATTAGAATTCTATTGGATTGGACACGCTACCGTTCTGATCCGTTTTTATGATAAATGGATTATTACAGATCCAAATTTTAGCACTACGACTGGACTCATCATGAAGAGGTTTATCGAGCCGGGAATTGATTTAGAGAAATTGGACAAAGTAGATACAATTTTAATTTCGCACACTCACTTCGATCACCTAGACCAAAACTCCCTTCGAAAACTAAAAGGCTCTAAACACTTGTTCGCTCCCGTTGGCGGGACGACTTACATTCCGGATGAATTGTTTGAAAACGTCTATACAGCTAATCCGATGAAAACGTTCGAGCTAGATGGATTAAAAATTACACCTGTTCCAGTAAAGCATTTCGGTGGTAGATGGCTTGTTGACAATTTCTGGGACGGTGAGCCTTACACGGGTTATATCCTTGAATACAAAGGAGTCACTGTATTCTTTGGAGGGGACACTGGCTACGATGAATCCATTTTTAAACTAATCGGCAAAGCGTATACTATTGATATTGCGTTAATTCCTGTTGGACCTGCTAGCTGGATTACAGGCGGTGGACTTGGAAATGGAGTGCATGTAAATCCATTTGGTGCAGTGCAAATCTTCAAAGACATTAATGCAAAGTATATGATTCCAATTCACCATAGCACTTTTTATAGAAGAGGCGGAAGCGAAATGGAAATGATTAAACAAGCAATGGAAAAATCAGGACAAAAAGAAAAAATCAGACTCCTACGCATCGGAGAAAAAGCAGAATTTAAAAAAGCAGCGGATAAGGTTGATTTAGTTGGTAATTAGATTAGATTTACTTTCTCCATATTGCCGATGAAGACTAGCCGGAAGATATTGCGCCCCTTTGGGGCTATTTGTTGTAAGCGTCAAAGAAGCTTCCTATCTTTAGCGCGCCTTCCCTTCCACCTACTATAAACCAAATTCATTTTCCTTTCTGCTAATTTTCCCATACGATAAGTTTTCTTATTATTACCGTTCTTAATGCTTCCGCAATTTGATCTATAAATCAAGATTTGGGTTCGTTTTTATTCAGCCCCTAATCGAAGGCAAACCGAACGCTAATCGAAGGCAAACCGAAGGCTGACCGAAGCCTAGAACAATTTTTCTCTTTTTAAAAAAAACTTTATTTTAAAACTAGGAATTAGAGTAGTGAACAAATGACTGAATTTCTTTCCAAACATGCAGATTTAATTGGTATATTGATCATGCCGTTGACCTATGGGTTCGTTGGTTGGTTTACTAACTGGGTTGCTCTCAAAATGACTTTTTATCCAATCAAGTTCTGGGGCATTCCCCCGTATCTGGGTTGGCAGGGGATAATACCGCGTAAGGCGCATAAGATGGCAACTCGTGCCGTTGATGTGATTACAGGTAGGCTTATTAAGATTGAAGAAATCTTTGATAAAGTAGATCCGGCGATGATTGAAAAAGAACTAAAGCCCATGCTCAAGCCGGTGATTCGTGAGTTGACGAAAGACATTATAGATCAAATAAGACCAGGACTCTGGCCTGCAATTCCAGACTTAGTAAAAAACCAAATCTACGCAGAAACAGAGAAACAAATTCCAGATGCAGTCAAGAGCATAATCCTTGGTATCCGCAAGAACGTCTATCAATTCTTTGATTTAAAAGGAATGGTTCTAAAAAAACTCTCTGGAGACAATGTTGTCCTTGTTGTTGAACTCTTTCAAACAGTTGGTGGACCTGAATTTAGATTTATAGAATTATCAGGACTTTATTTTGGTTTACTCCTTGGTCTTATTCAAATGGGAGTTTGGATTCTTTTTCCAATCTGGTGGACTCTTCCGATTCAGGGGGTAATAGTCGGTTACCTCACTAATTGGCTTGCACTTGAAATGATCTTTCGTCCTTTCTATGAAAAGAATTATATCTTCTTCAAATACCAGGGCATATTCTTGAAACGTCAGGCGGCAGTGTCAGAGGCTTACGCAAAATTTGTTGCGGAAAAGATTTTAAATTCAAGAAACATTCTAGAAGAAATTATATATGGTCGTGCTGCGGATGAAGTATTTGCACTCATCAAGAAAGCAGTCATTCGTTCCTTTGAAAACACATCCCAATTAGCTCATCCAATTATCACTGTAGCAATGGGCTCGGAAAAATACCTTGAGATCAGAGAAGAAATTGTAAAACGAATGAGTGAGGTCGCTCCTAAGTCTATCGAAAAAATAGAAAAGTATGTAGAAGAGGCAATTGATATCGAAGA
The Leptospiraceae bacterium genome window above contains:
- a CDS encoding AMMECR1 domain-containing protein: MGIRSLALLIYIVYFFPLLGEENSLEEWKKFSKTKSSDRVMEFIRCTATAELSLKSCDLSVPETPSFFGELGVFITIVNKGKVRGCFGAFRHKNTQLATVLEEYIRGALRNDPRYPPLEIEELKTAYFILTIADSPVPVADTGAIALGRFGVYLTKENGTGSVYVPGEIKSHSGLKRIIQKEKALDVSVFKAILIR
- a CDS encoding MBL fold metallo-hydrolase, translated to MHFIMVIIFSFFTSCTLFYTTLKPNFTPAPQSIEDPSKLEFYWIGHATVLIRFYDKWIITDPNFSTTTGLIMKRFIEPGIDLEKLDKVDTILISHTHFDHLDQNSLRKLKGSKHLFAPVGGTTYIPDELFENVYTANPMKTFELDGLKITPVPVKHFGGRWLVDNFWDGEPYTGYILEYKGVTVFFGGDTGYDESIFKLIGKAYTIDIALIPVGPASWITGGGLGNGVHVNPFGAVQIFKDINAKYMIPIHHSTFYRRGGSEMEMIKQAMEKSGQKEKIRLLRIGEKAEFKKAADKVDLVGN
- a CDS encoding response regulator; the encoded protein is MSEKNEISTPAYKKIYKTFVITVIALILSSQAITQFFIYTQKYDANRINIAGRQRMLSQNISKMVLKIHLQKDTPLEEDFQKLESLKKLFISSENAILEGSKELEIPENNSELALSLFTTLKPHTDSIAQIVDTLLRERKIEGATIQSLYLHESEFLKTMDKIVSVYSHESVTRTSRLQLIESALALFAVIVILFEIGFLYRPLIHRLTEDNKELAKQKKILEDYSFLLSHKVRKHVANLLGLMNTINPNNMIEIKEYFHYIRQSVVELDNVSRELEDESVTIDSIVTINSVDSTKKYETFEKLRTVMLIDDDKITNILTKKLLLKHNPEMKVEIFNSPFESIEHLEKLKGNNWEMPIIFLDINMPMMNGWQFLEKIASQNMSPTIYILTSSVDRNDIEKARTYKNVKAFLTKPLTVEKMPTFV
- a CDS encoding VanW family protein; this encodes MKILLVLFFIGLQSLSSSEEILLQSFSTSIEKQNTDVKRNLALAVEKLNGVRIEPNVVFSFSDVVGEASVQNGFVAGRVFYWNEAIYEPGGGLCQVSSTLFNLLLLSGFVIKERHKHSQPVSYVPMGLDATIFYGKKNLRMLNPHAQSFRLTAEITETSLTFSLYGNSPLLERFELETEEEEHELPIIKKEKSYRNAFSIYVYRKKYRGENLLETSLLYKDFIPAVYFK
- a CDS encoding DUF445 family protein translates to MMPLTYGFVGWFTNWVALKMTFYPIKFWGIPPYLGWQGIIPRKAHKMATRAVDVITGRLIKIEEIFDKVDPAMIEKELKPMLKPVIRELTKDIIDQIRPGLWPAIPDLVKNQIYAETEKQIPDAVKSIILGIRKNVYQFFDLKGMVLKKLSGDNVVLVVELFQTVGGPEFRFIELSGLYFGLLLGLIQMGVWILFPIWWTLPIQGVIVGYLTNWLALEMIFRPFYEKNYIFFKYQGIFLKRQAAVSEAYAKFVAEKILNSRNILEEIIYGRAADEVFALIKKAVIRSFENTSQLAHPIITVAMGSEKYLEIREEIVKRMSEVAPKSIEKIEKYVEEAIDIEETMASRMKALPPEEFESILRSAFQEDELLLILIGAVLGALVGLGQAFYMLAFPG
- a CDS encoding STAS domain-containing protein translates to MKDDITDLKLITSVIGSVNLIQIAGNIDLYTTPELKDVFDALNKENSHKILLDLLNVRFIDSSGLGILVTQALYLQKRNHVLKFINVNSTINHVFSLGGFTRSFKKYTSQEMALETTWEFEA